The proteins below come from a single Brevundimonas sp. LM2 genomic window:
- a CDS encoding superoxide dismutase, translated as MAFTLPPLPYAYDALEPAIDSETMTFHHDKHHQAYVDNLNKAVDADAGLQGQSLEDLFASISSAPKAVRNNGGGHWNHALFWELLAPVGQGGEPSAELAAAIDRDLGGLEQFKTDFNAAGAGQFGSGWAWLIVQDGKLKVTSTPNQDNPLMDVAEQKGAVVLGADVWEHAYYLKYQNRRPDYLKAFWTVVNWNKANELYAAATA; from the coding sequence ATGGCCTTCACCCTGCCGCCGCTGCCCTACGCCTATGACGCGCTGGAGCCTGCCATCGACTCCGAGACGATGACCTTCCACCACGACAAGCACCACCAGGCCTATGTCGACAACCTGAACAAGGCCGTCGACGCAGACGCCGGCCTGCAGGGCCAGTCGCTGGAAGACCTGTTCGCTTCCATCTCGAGCGCGCCCAAGGCGGTCCGCAACAACGGTGGCGGCCACTGGAACCACGCCCTGTTCTGGGAGCTGCTGGCCCCCGTCGGCCAGGGCGGCGAGCCCTCGGCCGAGCTGGCCGCCGCGATCGACCGCGACCTGGGCGGTCTCGAGCAGTTCAAGACCGACTTCAACGCCGCCGGCGCCGGCCAGTTCGGCTCGGGCTGGGCCTGGCTGATCGTTCAGGACGGCAAGCTGAAGGTCACCTCGACCCCGAACCAGGACAATCCCCTGATGGACGTGGCCGAACAGAAGGGCGCGGTCGTCCTCGGCGCCGACGTCTGGGAACACGCCTACTATCTGAAATACCAGAACCGCCGCCCGGACTATCTGAAGGCCTTCTGGACCGTGGTGAACTGGAATAAGGCCAACGAACTCTACGCGGCCGCGACCGCCTGA
- a CDS encoding MBL fold metallo-hydrolase has translation MIPHFKIAAASLLLSGFIATAACSQPVQSTGSATTVAPAASADVYRFKVGTIETIALRDGGLSGLPNDNKILGVGRTPAEVSAVLTANGLAGETFDLSVQPLLVRDGSRLVLIDTGAGGAMGPGAGKLVASLGSAGIEPSAITDILISHAHGDHVGGLVDASGALIYPNAVIRMSAPEWTALQADTEMAALVTAITPKVETFAPGAQVTPAILAVPIQGHTPGHSGFEVHSGEDRLLYIADSAHHHVVSVQKPDWANSFDGNAQAMQSRIALLGRAADENLRLYAVHFPYPGIGRVTRRDDGTLVWTPEAVPAP, from the coding sequence ATGATCCCCCATTTCAAGATCGCCGCTGCGAGCCTGCTGCTGTCCGGCTTCATCGCCACGGCCGCTTGCAGCCAGCCGGTTCAGTCGACCGGGTCCGCCACGACCGTCGCGCCCGCCGCCAGCGCCGATGTCTACCGCTTCAAGGTCGGCACGATCGAGACCATCGCCCTGCGCGACGGCGGTCTGTCGGGCCTGCCCAATGACAACAAGATCCTGGGCGTCGGCCGCACCCCGGCCGAGGTGTCGGCCGTCCTGACCGCCAACGGTCTGGCCGGCGAGACCTTCGACCTCAGCGTCCAGCCCCTGCTCGTTCGCGACGGGTCGCGACTGGTGCTGATCGACACCGGTGCCGGTGGGGCGATGGGGCCGGGGGCCGGCAAGCTGGTGGCCAGCCTGGGCTCCGCCGGCATTGAGCCGTCCGCCATCACCGACATTCTGATCTCCCACGCCCATGGGGACCATGTCGGCGGTCTGGTCGATGCGTCCGGAGCCCTGATCTATCCCAACGCCGTGATCCGCATGTCGGCCCCGGAGTGGACCGCTCTGCAGGCCGATACCGAGATGGCGGCCCTGGTCACGGCGATCACGCCCAAGGTCGAGACCTTCGCGCCCGGCGCCCAGGTGACACCCGCCATCCTGGCCGTGCCGATCCAGGGCCATACGCCCGGCCACTCCGGCTTCGAGGTTCACTCGGGCGAGGATCGCCTGCTCTATATCGCCGACAGCGCCCACCACCATGTCGTCTCGGTGCAGAAGCCGGACTGGGCCAACAGCTTCGACGGCAATGCCCAGGCGATGCAGAGCCGGATCGCCCTTCTGGGCCGCGCGGCCGACGAGAACCTGCGTCTGTACGCCGTCCACTTTCCCTATCCCGGCATTGGACGGGTGACGCGGCGCGACGACGGAACCCTGGTCTGGACGCCGGAGGCCGTTCCCGCCCCCTAG
- a CDS encoding bifunctional diguanylate cyclase/phosphodiesterase — MRVLDCLTQDHNPWLVGLAALICVVGSVVLGHLYTRIRRGAARDRLPWVFLGAVAGGATIWCTHFVAMLAYKPGVEIAYAPLLTGVSLLVAMVGCGVAVTLGSIRQPWAPALGGTAFGLGVTAMHYIGMSAFTAEAFVQWNMAYVAVSVIAATVGGALAFSVGAETTLRHRRILTPALLVLTIVSLHFTGMGALTVLPFAPSDDAWTLTEAETLLAVGVAVVGFLILGTAVASYALDEQSERQSRDRLGSLIEGSVDGMLVEAEGRVVMANRAFAELCGLADEALVGRAVADWVEDLDSMPPNALVQSRLTTADGSIPVEIAVRIEATPDQTFRILAVRDLRSRVAQERRISHLARNDSLTGLPNRTSFLEKLDRTVATFGEGQFALLAIDLNRFKEVNDLYGHAVGDQLLTHIAGNLKQATLDGEFVARLGGDEFVAIVPIADREAAHTAAERLRTAMVQPLMAEHAELQCGAAIGIALWPDDASETSVLINNADLAMYRAKASLATDVCFYEEAMDEAVRQRRRVTLGLREALEKNRFELHYQLQASVETGLITGYEALLRWRQADGSFIPPSDFIPIAEETGMILPIGEWVLRQACAEAASWAEPHRIAVNLSPVQLSHIDLPRLVHQILLETGLSPYRLELEITETAMISDMERTTHILRQLKLLGVSVAMDDFGTGYSSLSTLRAFPFDKIKLDRSFMSELDGEPQSKAIIRAVLALGESLAIPILAEGVETQEQLAFLREQGCDEVQGYLLGRPARLIGAGTTTSAAA; from the coding sequence ATGCGTGTTCTCGACTGCCTGACGCAGGACCACAATCCGTGGCTCGTCGGCCTGGCTGCGTTGATCTGCGTCGTGGGATCAGTGGTCCTGGGCCACCTTTATACCCGGATCCGCCGGGGTGCCGCCCGGGACCGCCTGCCGTGGGTCTTTCTCGGCGCGGTCGCCGGCGGGGCGACGATCTGGTGCACCCATTTCGTGGCCATGCTCGCCTACAAGCCGGGGGTCGAGATCGCCTACGCGCCCCTGCTGACCGGGGTGTCCCTGCTCGTGGCCATGGTCGGATGCGGCGTCGCCGTGACCCTGGGGTCCATCCGCCAGCCTTGGGCACCGGCGCTCGGCGGGACGGCGTTCGGCCTGGGCGTGACGGCGATGCATTACATCGGCATGTCCGCCTTCACGGCCGAGGCCTTCGTCCAATGGAACATGGCCTATGTCGCCGTCTCCGTGATCGCGGCCACGGTGGGCGGGGCTCTGGCGTTCAGCGTCGGCGCGGAGACCACCCTGCGCCACCGCAGGATTCTGACCCCGGCGCTGCTGGTTCTCACCATCGTCAGCCTGCATTTCACAGGGATGGGCGCCTTGACCGTCCTGCCGTTCGCGCCTTCGGACGACGCCTGGACGTTGACCGAGGCCGAGACGCTGCTGGCGGTGGGTGTGGCGGTCGTGGGGTTCCTGATCCTGGGCACCGCCGTCGCCAGCTATGCTCTGGACGAACAGTCCGAACGCCAGTCGCGTGACCGCCTCGGCAGCCTGATCGAGGGCAGCGTGGACGGTATGCTGGTCGAGGCCGAGGGGCGGGTCGTCATGGCCAATCGCGCCTTCGCCGAGCTTTGCGGCCTCGCGGACGAGGCCCTCGTCGGACGGGCCGTGGCGGACTGGGTGGAGGACCTCGACTCCATGCCGCCCAACGCTCTGGTCCAGAGCCGCCTGACCACAGCCGACGGCTCCATCCCGGTCGAGATCGCCGTGCGGATCGAGGCGACGCCGGACCAGACCTTCCGCATCCTCGCCGTTCGCGACCTGCGATCTCGCGTCGCCCAGGAGCGCCGCATCTCCCACCTGGCGCGCAACGACAGCCTGACGGGACTGCCCAACCGCACCTCCTTCCTCGAAAAGCTGGATCGGACGGTGGCGACGTTCGGCGAGGGCCAGTTCGCGCTGCTCGCCATCGATCTGAACCGGTTCAAGGAGGTCAATGACCTCTATGGGCACGCCGTCGGCGACCAGCTTCTGACCCATATCGCCGGCAATCTGAAGCAGGCGACGCTGGACGGCGAGTTCGTGGCGCGTCTGGGTGGTGACGAGTTCGTGGCCATCGTTCCGATCGCCGATCGCGAGGCCGCGCACACCGCCGCGGAGCGCCTGCGGACCGCCATGGTGCAGCCGCTCATGGCCGAGCATGCCGAGCTTCAGTGCGGGGCGGCCATCGGTATCGCCCTGTGGCCGGACGATGCGTCCGAGACCTCCGTGCTGATCAACAATGCCGACCTGGCCATGTACCGGGCCAAGGCGTCGCTCGCGACGGACGTGTGCTTCTACGAAGAGGCGATGGACGAGGCGGTCCGGCAGCGTCGCCGCGTGACCCTGGGCCTGCGCGAGGCCCTGGAGAAGAACCGCTTCGAACTGCATTACCAGCTTCAGGCCTCGGTCGAGACCGGGCTGATCACGGGTTACGAGGCGCTGTTGCGCTGGCGCCAGGCCGATGGGTCGTTCATCCCGCCCTCGGACTTCATTCCGATCGCCGAAGAGACCGGCATGATCCTCCCGATCGGTGAATGGGTGCTGCGTCAGGCCTGCGCCGAGGCCGCGTCCTGGGCGGAACCCCATCGCATCGCGGTGAACCTGTCGCCGGTCCAGCTGTCGCACATCGACCTGCCGCGCCTGGTTCATCAGATCCTGCTCGAGACAGGCCTTTCGCCCTACCGTCTGGAGCTGGAAATCACCGAGACGGCGATGATCTCGGATATGGAGCGCACGACCCACATCCTGCGGCAGCTGAAGCTGCTGGGCGTGTCGGTGGCCATGGACGATTTCGGCACAGGCTATTCGTCGCTGTCCACGCTGCGGGCCTTCCCGTTCGACAAGATCAAGCTGGACCGCAGCTTCATGTCCGAGCTGGACGGCGAACCCCAGTCCAAGGCCATCATCCGGGCCGTGCTGGCTCTGGGCGAGAGCCTGGCCATTCCGATCCTGGCCGAGGGAGTCGAGACGCAGGAGCAGCTGGCCTTTCTGCGCGAGCAGGGCTGCGACGAGGTCCAGGGCTATCTGCTGGGTCGTCCTGCGCGCCTGATCGGGGCCGGGACGACGACGAGCGCGGCGGCCTGA
- the rpsD gene encoding 30S ribosomal protein S4, giving the protein MSKRHSAKYKIDRAMGENLWGRAKSPVNKRSYGPGQHGQRRKSKVSDFGLQLKAKQKLKGYYANLTEKQFRKTYDEAARRKGNTSETLIGLLEARLDATVYRAKFVPTPWAARQFVNHGHVTVNGKKVNIASYSLKPGDVVEVKEKSRAMALVLEAQQSGERDIPDYLELGDRGFSVRFVRFPELADVPFAVKMEPNLVVEYYSS; this is encoded by the coding sequence ATGTCCAAGCGCCACAGCGCCAAGTATAAAATCGATCGGGCCATGGGTGAGAACCTGTGGGGCCGGGCCAAGAGCCCGGTCAACAAGCGGTCCTACGGCCCCGGCCAGCACGGTCAGCGCCGCAAGTCCAAGGTCTCCGACTTCGGCCTGCAACTGAAGGCCAAGCAGAAGCTCAAGGGCTACTACGCCAACCTGACGGAAAAGCAGTTCCGCAAGACCTATGACGAAGCCGCCCGCCGGAAGGGGAACACCTCCGAGACCCTGATCGGTCTGCTAGAAGCCCGTCTGGACGCCACCGTCTACCGCGCCAAATTCGTGCCGACCCCCTGGGCCGCGCGCCAGTTCGTCAACCACGGCCACGTCACCGTCAACGGCAAGAAGGTCAACATCGCCTCCTACAGCCTGAAGCCGGGCGATGTCGTCGAGGTCAAGGAAAAGTCCCGCGCGATGGCCCTGGTGCTCGAAGCCCAGCAGTCGGGCGAGCGCGACATCCCCGACTATCTGGAACTGGGCGACCGCGGCTTCTCGGTGCGCTTCGTCCGCTTCCCTGAACTGGCCGACGTGCCGTTCGCGGTGAAGATGGAGCCGAACCTGGTCGTGGAATACTACTCCTCGTAA
- a CDS encoding thioesterase family protein — MARPSLEPRPDREVFTLPLQIRPEHIDDNGHVNNVVYVGWLQDAGTAHWNARFDAETRARWSWVALRHEIDYLRALQPDATAVARTWVGDPRGPRFDRFVRIEDGEGRLCAQGVSEWCLVEASTLRPTRIPADMLPAFARR; from the coding sequence TTGGCCCGGCCGTCGCTGGAGCCGCGGCCCGACCGCGAGGTCTTCACCCTGCCGCTCCAGATCCGGCCCGAGCACATCGACGACAATGGCCACGTCAACAACGTCGTCTATGTCGGCTGGCTGCAGGACGCCGGCACGGCCCACTGGAACGCCCGCTTCGACGCCGAGACCCGCGCCCGCTGGTCCTGGGTCGCGCTGAGGCACGAGATCGACTATCTGCGCGCGCTTCAGCCGGACGCCACCGCCGTCGCCCGGACCTGGGTCGGCGACCCGCGTGGTCCCCGGTTCGACCGCTTTGTCCGCATCGAGGACGGCGAGGGCCGCCTGTGCGCCCAGGGCGTCTCCGAATGGTGCCTGGTCGAGGCTTCGACCCTGCGCCCCACGCGCATCCCGGCCGACATGCTGCCGGCCTTCGCCCGGCGCTGA
- the grxD gene encoding Grx4 family monothiol glutaredoxin has translation MSDQALDTATPADPIHAFIAQTVAEHPVVLFMKGTPDAPRCGFSAHAVQILDHIGASFVGVDVLQDDGLRDGIKTFTDWPTIPQLYVKGEFVGGSDIVKEMFAAGELSALMVEKGVPLGEA, from the coding sequence GTGTCCGACCAAGCTCTCGATACCGCGACCCCCGCCGATCCGATCCACGCCTTCATCGCCCAGACCGTGGCCGAGCATCCGGTGGTGCTCTTCATGAAGGGCACGCCCGACGCGCCGCGCTGCGGCTTCTCGGCCCATGCGGTGCAGATCCTGGATCACATCGGGGCCTCGTTCGTCGGCGTCGACGTGCTGCAGGACGACGGCCTGCGCGACGGCATCAAGACCTTCACCGACTGGCCCACCATCCCCCAGCTGTACGTGAAGGGCGAGTTCGTCGGCGGCTCCGACATCGTCAAGGAAATGTTCGCGGCCGGGGAGCTCAGCGCCCTGATGGTCGAAAAAGGCGTCCCGCTCGGCGAGGCCTGA
- a CDS encoding aldo/keto reductase, with amino-acid sequence MRYRPFGASGAAISTLTLSLGIDSLTRGVHAANALIYTALESGINAYRLETADPVLAEVVGQALANVDRKLLNVSLQLGTGDGRRGSSRDFSAEGMTGCIDRALNVSGLAWIDVALLEEPGENELSQSSLAALKALRTAGRIRALGVSGETEVMDAYVSTGAFDVLATPFHVNADWRIRSRIREARERDMAILAYDYFPAVLDAGKTSATLRPPKKGLFGFGSGGRSKDEPLAAPDTFAFLHRTPRWTAEAICLAHAMSDPSICSVIVRATDAARLDVLAAVPERDMPPGLSAQIEMARVAA; translated from the coding sequence ATGCGCTATCGCCCGTTCGGCGCGTCCGGCGCCGCCATCTCGACCCTGACGCTCAGTCTCGGCATCGACAGCCTGACGCGGGGCGTCCATGCGGCGAACGCCCTGATCTATACGGCGCTGGAATCGGGCATCAACGCCTACAGGCTGGAGACCGCCGACCCGGTGCTGGCCGAGGTCGTCGGCCAGGCCCTGGCCAATGTCGATCGCAAGCTGCTGAACGTCAGCCTGCAACTGGGCACCGGCGACGGCCGCCGCGGGTCGTCGAGAGACTTTTCGGCTGAAGGCATGACCGGGTGCATCGATCGGGCCCTGAACGTGTCCGGCCTGGCCTGGATCGACGTCGCCCTGCTGGAGGAACCGGGCGAGAATGAGTTGTCGCAATCCTCTCTGGCCGCTCTGAAGGCCCTGCGCACCGCCGGTCGGATCCGCGCCCTGGGGGTCTCGGGCGAGACCGAAGTCATGGACGCCTATGTCTCGACGGGAGCCTTCGACGTTCTGGCCACCCCGTTCCACGTCAACGCCGACTGGCGGATCCGGTCGCGAATCCGCGAAGCGCGCGAGCGCGACATGGCCATCCTGGCCTACGACTACTTTCCCGCCGTCCTCGACGCCGGGAAGACGTCCGCCACGCTCCGTCCGCCCAAGAAGGGTCTGTTCGGATTCGGATCCGGGGGGCGTTCGAAAGACGAGCCCCTGGCCGCGCCCGACACCTTCGCCTTCCTGCACCGGACGCCACGCTGGACGGCCGAGGCCATCTGCCTGGCCCACGCCATGAGCGACCCGTCCATCTGCAGCGTCATCGTCCGGGCGACGGACGCCGCGCGTCTGGACGTGCTGGCCGCCGTGCCCGAGAGGGACATGCCGCCCGGTCTGTCCGCTCAGATCGAAATGGCCCGGGTCGCGGCCTGA
- a CDS encoding BolA family protein, protein MPMPVETLHAYLVQAFPDAEIAIDDLAGDGDHYRARIVSAAFAGLSRVKQHQLVYAALQGHMGGALHALALETSAPPTTG, encoded by the coding sequence ATGCCCATGCCCGTCGAGACCCTGCACGCCTATCTGGTTCAGGCCTTCCCTGACGCCGAGATCGCCATCGACGATCTGGCGGGCGACGGCGACCACTATCGCGCGCGCATCGTGTCAGCGGCCTTCGCCGGCCTGTCCCGGGTGAAACAGCATCAGCTCGTCTATGCGGCCTTGCAGGGACACATGGGCGGCGCGCTGCACGCCCTGGCGCTCGAAACCTCCGCCCCGCCCACCACAGGCTGA
- a CDS encoding GNAT family N-acetyltransferase: MTVLTTPRLTLTPVSLSDFDDIAALWQDEAFTRHITGRALPEEDVWSRLLRDLGHWSALGRGNWSMRTRDDGRYVGSVGVLDYRRAVMPALDAPELGWGIGGAFQGQGLAREGVEAALAWADAALQAPRTVCMIAPGNLPSIRLAGRVGFVTYAEGTYHGEPTLLLERVRFREPHLPPLRGKGDITPP, from the coding sequence ATGACCGTCTTGACCACGCCCCGCCTGACCCTGACGCCGGTGTCTCTGTCCGACTTCGACGACATCGCGGCCCTCTGGCAAGACGAGGCCTTCACCCGCCACATCACGGGTCGGGCCCTGCCGGAGGAAGACGTCTGGTCCCGCCTGCTGCGCGACCTGGGTCACTGGTCGGCGCTCGGGCGCGGCAACTGGTCGATGCGGACGCGTGACGACGGCCGATATGTCGGCTCGGTCGGTGTCCTCGACTATCGCCGAGCGGTGATGCCGGCGCTTGACGCGCCCGAGCTCGGCTGGGGCATCGGCGGGGCGTTTCAGGGGCAGGGCCTGGCCCGGGAGGGGGTCGAGGCGGCCCTCGCCTGGGCGGATGCTGCGCTACAGGCCCCCCGCACCGTCTGCATGATCGCCCCGGGCAACCTGCCCTCGATCCGCCTGGCCGGACGGGTGGGGTTCGTGACCTATGCGGAGGGGACGTATCACGGCGAACCGACCCTGTTGCTGGAGCGGGTGCGATTTCGCGAACCACACCTCCCTCCCCTCCGGGGGAAGGGAGACATCACCCCCCCGTAG
- the radC gene encoding DNA repair protein RadC, with translation MADQGKEVASQGPRALPHHAGHRERLRHRARMAGLHHLPDYELLELFLFRSQPQGDVKPIAKALLTRFGSLAAVLAASVEDLVTVRTEDTRGRTKAVGAETALDLVALHEVAQRVAKEPAARRPVISSWTALLAYVRVALQHEPREQFRVLYLDNRNQLILDEVQNRGTVDHAPVYPREVVRRGLEVSAKAMILVHNHPSGDPTPSRADIEMTKQIVQAAQALGVEVHDHLIVGREGVSSLKQLGLM, from the coding sequence GTGGCGGATCAGGGAAAAGAGGTCGCGTCGCAGGGTCCCAGGGCCCTGCCCCACCATGCCGGCCACCGCGAGCGCCTGCGCCACCGCGCCCGCATGGCCGGCCTGCACCACCTGCCCGACTATGAGCTGCTGGAGCTGTTCCTGTTCCGCAGCCAGCCCCAGGGCGACGTCAAGCCGATCGCCAAGGCGCTGCTGACCCGGTTCGGATCCCTGGCTGCCGTCCTGGCCGCCAGCGTCGAGGACCTGGTCACCGTGCGGACCGAGGACACGCGGGGCCGGACCAAGGCGGTGGGGGCGGAGACGGCCCTGGACCTGGTTGCCCTGCACGAGGTGGCCCAGCGTGTGGCCAAGGAGCCCGCCGCCAGGCGCCCCGTCATCTCCTCCTGGACCGCCCTGCTGGCCTATGTCCGGGTCGCGCTGCAGCACGAGCCGCGCGAACAGTTCCGTGTGCTTTATCTGGACAACCGGAACCAGCTGATCCTGGACGAGGTCCAGAACCGGGGCACGGTCGATCATGCCCCGGTCTATCCGCGGGAGGTCGTGCGTCGGGGCCTGGAGGTGAGCGCCAAGGCCATGATCCTGGTCCACAACCACCCCTCCGGCGACCCGACGCCCAGCCGCGCCGACATCGAGATGACCAAACAGATCGTCCAGGCGGCCCAGGCGCTCGGGGTCGAGGTTCACGACCATCTGATCGTCGGCCGCGAGGGGGTCAGCAGCCTGAAGCAGCTAGGCTTGATGTAG
- the map gene encoding type I methionyl aminopeptidase — translation MYETPDLDTETLTRTSAIRVYQPEDFEGMRIAGRLVADALDMITPYVVPGVTTQEIDDRIRQYTLDRGGLPACLGYKGYMKTVCTSINHVVCHGIPGDRVLKDGDIVNIDHTVIVDGWHGDSSRMYAVGAINARARKLIDVTYEGLAVGLDQVKPGNTFGDIGYAIQRVVEANRMSVVRDFCGHGIGRLFHDSPNVLHYGRKGEGAVLKPGMFFTIEPMVNLGKPHVKVLSDGWTAVTRDKSLSAQCEHSVGVTEDGVEIFTASPLGLFNPSAAKA, via the coding sequence ATGTACGAAACGCCCGATCTGGACACCGAGACCCTGACCCGGACCAGCGCCATCCGGGTTTATCAGCCGGAGGATTTCGAGGGCATGCGCATCGCCGGCCGGCTGGTGGCCGACGCGCTCGACATGATCACCCCCTATGTCGTGCCCGGCGTCACGACCCAGGAGATCGACGACCGCATCCGCCAGTATACCCTGGACCGCGGCGGCCTGCCCGCCTGCCTGGGCTACAAGGGCTATATGAAGACGGTCTGCACCTCGATCAATCACGTGGTCTGTCACGGGATTCCGGGCGACCGGGTGCTGAAGGACGGGGACATCGTCAACATCGACCACACCGTCATCGTCGACGGCTGGCACGGCGATTCCAGCCGCATGTATGCGGTGGGCGCGATCAACGCCCGGGCGCGCAAGCTGATCGACGTCACCTATGAAGGCCTGGCCGTCGGCCTGGACCAGGTCAAGCCCGGCAACACCTTCGGCGACATCGGCTATGCCATCCAGCGCGTGGTCGAGGCCAACCGCATGTCGGTCGTGCGCGACTTCTGCGGCCACGGCATCGGCCGCCTGTTCCACGACAGCCCCAACGTCCTGCACTATGGCCGCAAGGGCGAGGGCGCGGTGCTGAAGCCCGGCATGTTCTTCACCATCGAGCCGATGGTGAACCTGGGCAAGCCGCACGTGAAGGTCCTGTCCGACGGCTGGACCGCTGTGACGCGCGACAAGTCGCTGTCCGCCCAGTGCGAGCACAGCGTCGGCGTCACCGAGGATGGGGTGGAGATCTTCACCGCCAGCCCGCTGGGCCTGTTCAACCCTTCGGCCGCCAAGGCTTGA
- a CDS encoding antitoxin, whose protein sequence is MGETAIAKVFMTGRSQAVRLPKAFRVEGDRVRVRREGNRIVLEPMFASTEEWLAALDQYRDIPFMEEGRNQPPMPPAPAWDD, encoded by the coding sequence GTGGGCGAAACCGCCATTGCCAAGGTGTTCATGACCGGCCGAAGCCAGGCGGTCCGCCTGCCCAAGGCGTTCCGCGTCGAGGGCGATCGGGTCCGGGTTCGGCGGGAAGGAAACCGGATCGTGCTGGAGCCGATGTTCGCCTCGACCGAAGAGTGGCTGGCCGCCTTGGATCAATATCGGGACATTCCCTTCATGGAAGAGGGGCGGAACCAGCCTCCGATGCCCCCGGCCCCCGCCTGGGACGACTAG
- a CDS encoding type II toxin-antitoxin system VapC family toxin, translating to MFSLDATTVVDFLRRPSPELVQRMAAAQRAGDLVICAVVLFELSYGAARKAHPTHLDRLNDFLDGGVTVLELDTADAWAAGQIRAELERNGQGIGPFDTLIAGQAKRRGLTLVTSNIREFARVPGLALEDWRA from the coding sequence GTGTTCAGCCTCGACGCGACGACCGTGGTCGACTTTCTCCGTCGGCCTTCGCCCGAACTGGTGCAGCGGATGGCGGCGGCGCAGCGGGCGGGCGATCTGGTCATCTGTGCCGTGGTCCTGTTCGAACTGTCCTATGGCGCGGCCCGCAAGGCGCATCCGACGCATCTGGACCGGCTGAACGACTTTCTCGACGGCGGGGTGACGGTGCTGGAACTGGACACGGCCGACGCCTGGGCAGCGGGTCAGATCCGGGCCGAGCTGGAACGCAACGGCCAGGGCATCGGCCCGTTCGACACCCTGATCGCCGGGCAGGCGAAGCGGCGGGGTTTGACTCTGGTCACCTCCAACATCCGCGAATTTGCCCGGGTGCCGGGCTTGGCTCTAGAAGATTGGCGCGCATGA
- a CDS encoding molybdopterin-binding protein, with translation MTDTASPTAAVLIIGDEILSGRTADTNLNTIARFLGALGVDLMEARTVGDRPGQIVEALNALRTAHDYVFTTGGIGPTHDDITADCVAKAFGVSIGERADAMAILARRYGSEINAARRRMGRIPDGATLIANPVTDAPGFQIGNVFVMAGVPKIMTAMLEDVAPRLRRGAVVHAQTLRVTGVGEGDIAATLAEAARTEPELSFGSYPFGAGSQGEIGTHLVIRGRDAATVERAVGSLAERLAADGIETVQTV, from the coding sequence ATGACCGACACCGCATCCCCCACCGCCGCCGTCCTGATCATCGGCGATGAGATCCTGTCCGGCCGCACGGCCGACACCAATCTGAACACCATCGCGCGGTTCCTGGGTGCCCTGGGCGTCGACCTGATGGAGGCCCGGACGGTGGGCGACCGGCCGGGCCAGATCGTCGAGGCGCTGAACGCGCTGCGGACGGCCCACGACTATGTCTTCACTACCGGCGGGATCGGGCCGACCCACGACGACATCACGGCCGACTGCGTGGCCAAGGCCTTCGGCGTGTCGATCGGGGAACGGGCGGATGCCATGGCAATCCTGGCCCGGCGCTATGGCAGCGAGATCAATGCGGCACGGCGGCGGATGGGGCGGATCCCGGACGGGGCGACGCTGATCGCCAATCCCGTCACCGACGCGCCGGGGTTCCAGATCGGCAATGTCTTCGTCATGGCCGGCGTGCCCAAGATCATGACGGCGATGCTGGAGGACGTGGCCCCGCGTCTGCGAAGAGGGGCCGTCGTCCACGCGCAGACGCTGCGGGTCACCGGGGTGGGGGAGGGGGACATCGCCGCCACGCTGGCCGAGGCGGCGCGGACCGAGCCGGAGCTGTCGTTCGGAAGCTATCCGTTCGGAGCGGGATCCCAGGGCGAGATCGGCACCCATCTGGTGATCCGCGGACGCGACGCCGCGACGGTGGAGAGGGCCGTGGGGTCCCTCGCTGAGCGGCTGGCGGCGGACGGGATCGAAACGGTTCAAACCGTCTAG